The Mangrovimonas cancribranchiae nucleotide sequence TTAATAATTAAAAGATCTATAAAAGATTTTGATAAGTTTTTTTGAGTGGCTTTTGATTCTTTTTGAAACGTATAATGTGTTTCCCAAAATGGTAATGTTCCTGTTTTAAATATCTCGTAAATACTCTTTTTATCCTTTGCTTCAATTAGTTTAAAAAACAATCCTTGATGTATACTGTAAAGCATAGCTAATTGAGACAGCCTTATGGTTGGGAAGTTTTTAGGACGTAACCGAAAAAATTTTAATGGTAAAACCGACTCGTTAGACAACCCAAATTTTTGTTTTATAAAATTATATTTTGAAGATAGCTCAAGAAAGTACGGAACTTCTGAAACCTTATTAAATAATCCAGATTGGCCAAAAAACAAAGCTTCCAATTCGTCTGGTTTTGATGATAATTTTCTAACCACAGAAAAATCGAAAGATTTTGACATACTAAAAAATGCTTCGCCATTAACTTTTAATCCAAAGTTTTTAGCTAACAGCTTAAACAACACCGCTTCCCAATCGTTGTTAGATGTTTCTAAAAGCTGTTGTATAACGTTGGTTTTATCTTCTAGCCTTTCAAAGTATAAACGTTCCAGCCAATTATCAATAATAAAATCTTCTATTAAAGCTATTTCATTTTCACAATTAATCCACTTTTCAGATGTAGAAAGTAAGTTGTTGTAATTAGATAGTATGTCTTTAGAAATATAGTTTTTCAGCTCTAAAGTTGGTAATACCGAATTATCTTTCCTAAAAATATCCGTATCGTGATTATAAACCACATGTAAAATTACGTTATCGTAAGCTTTATCCT carries:
- a CDS encoding DUF2851 family protein; its protein translation is MQEAFLHYIWKHKKFDVLQAQTTQYESLTITSVGQHNHNSGPDFFNAQIRISEQLWAGNVEIHINSSDWFVHHHEQDKAYDNVILHVVYNHDTDIFRKDNSVLPTLELKNYISKDILSNYNNLLSTSEKWINCENEIALIEDFIIDNWLERLYFERLEDKTNVIQQLLETSNNDWEAVLFKLLAKNFGLKVNGEAFFSMSKSFDFSVVRKLSSKPDELEALFFGQSGLFNKVSEVPYFLELSSKYNFIKQKFGLSNESVLPLKFFRLRPKNFPTIRLSQLAMLYSIHQGLFFKLIEAKDKKSIYEIFKTGTLPFWETHYTFQKESKATQKNLSKSFIDLLIINTIIPLKFTYNQSVGKNNNEAILKLVSQIKPEKNQVITAFSKLRPMANSALQTQALLQLKNKYCNYNKCLQCAIGNTLIAK